The sequence AACGCTATTCAACCAATAGCGTCCCCGCCCATGTTAAAAATTTCATCCTCTGTGTCGATTCCTGTCAGTGAAATAGAGCTAGCCGCTATCCGGGCGCAAGGTGCCGGCGGACAAAATGTCAACAAAGTCTCCTCAGCCATTCATCTGCGTTTTGATATCAACAATTCCTCTTTGCCCGACTCATATAAAGAGCGCCTGTTAGCCACAAAAGACCGCAGAATCAGTAAGGGTGGCGTTATTATTATCAAGGCTCAAAAATTCCGCACACAGGAAAAGAATCGCCTTGATGCTCTTGCCCGATTGCAGCAGTTCATTATTGATTCATCAAGATTCACTAAAACACGAATACCAACCAAAGCCACGAAAGCCTCCAAGACAAAACGGCTGGAGAGCAAATCACTCCGCGCAACCACAAAAGCTCTTCGCAAAAAAGTGACCGAGCTTTAAAAGAACCCGCTTTCAGAAAATTTAAAAATTACAGATCCAGATGAATCAGTGTCTGTCTTTGATAGATTAGCCCCAGCAGCTTCTCCCGCCCCCCTTGCATCAGCTCAACCAGGGAGGGAGGAACAAAGGCACCTTCAATATTCTCCGCTGCCCACAACGAAAACTCGATAACAGTGGGTGCCAGTTTCAAACCGACATCAGTCAGCCTATAGATATACTTTTTACCGTGGCCAGGGTGTGGCTGTTTGCTGATGACCCCGTGCTCAACCAGGCGTTCGAGCCGGTCAGCCAGAATATTACTGGATATGCCCTCCCCAGACTGCATAAAGTGACTGAACTCACAGCGATTGGTAAACATCAGATCCCTGACAATCAACAGTGTCCACCTGTCGCCCAATATTTCCAGGCCATTGGCAAGGGCACATTGTGAACGCATGTTACATATCTTCGTCATGCTGGCAGGCTAAGATATTAGCTTGCATTTTGCAAGAAACCTGCTTACATTGTACTTGCTTTTTGCAAGCACAAGCTGCTGATTAATCAATAATGCTGAACAGAAAAGGGACCATCTAATGAAAATTTTCGGCTTTCCGACTTTTAATGTCACTAAAGTTCTTTTTACCGCAGAAGAACTCAACCTCGATTATGAATTCCAACTTCTCAACCTGATGGAGGGCGAGCAGCGATCACCCGAACATCTGGCTCGCCATCCGCTGGGAAAAGTGCCCGTATTGGAGATTAACGGCCAGTACCTGATTGAGAGTGCCGCTATCTGCCGCTTTCTGGCAGAAGAAAACGGCAACCGACTATACGGTGACACCCCCCTAAAACACGCCGCCGTCAATAGCTGGATTGACCTGATGGGCTTTCATATTGGCCGCTGGATGGGTGTTTTCTTTTTCGAGGAAGTGATCAAACCCTATATACCGAACAGTGTCAGAAACCAGGCCCAAATGGACGAAGCGGCCGGGTTTCTGGCAGAACAATTACCCTTTATGGATCGGACCCTGGCAGAAAATCCGTTCCTGACCGGTGAGGATATCACGATTGCCGATACTATCGCGTTTGCCTACTGCCAGACTCACCAGTACACCAGTGTTGTTCTTGATGAATACCCACACATCATGAATTGGTACCAGTCAATTGATAGCCGTCCGTCAATTGCAAGAGCCATGACCCGTTTACCAGGCGGCGCACTGGTTCAGCCCCGGTCATAATCAGGGGTACTACCATGGCGACACGATCGATATTATCGACACCTCCCAGGTTGTCGATACTGAAAGGGGCCGCTGCGTATACGCTGATTACTTTCCCGCTGGCGGCAGTCTGGCACATGATCCTGTTTGGCCAGCTCTACTGGACATTCGGCTACATTGAAGAGCAACCAAGTCTGGCGCTGGGTTTTATCACTATCCTGCTGCAAGGACTGATACTGTCTTCGATTTACCCCCATATCAGCTTTCAGGGCAGTCCCCTCGCCCGTGGACTAAAGTACGGACTGGCGATGGGAATATTCTTCTGGACCAGCCATGTGCTGGCCTTTATCGCCAAACAATCGATTTCTCAACCAGTTCTGTTTGCCGCAATGGAAAGCTTCTATCTGTTTTTACAGTTTGGTATATACGGCATTTTTCTCGGTTATATCCACAGGCAGTCCTAACGCACCTTTATCCATCAACACCTAAGTAGTCTAATTTTCCCCTTTAATTTATGGGGAAGATTAGACTACTATGTACGGCTGACATTAAAGACGAATCTGCCCTCGCAAGCAGTCCATACTCCACACAACAAATATAAAAAAACAACAATCTCTGACCGAGAATTTTAGACGGAATCACGGTCATAGAACTTAAAGCTAATGCAGCTTATTAAATGAGGTATTACTAGATGAACGCGCGTATTCCTACGGAGCTGATTTCCCCGATTTTTAACCCAGAAACCTTTACGCAGCCTGATAAGATTGATGCAATTTTTACAAAGCTGCGCAAAGAATACCCATTGGCAATTGCCGAAGTGCCAGGGTTTGACCCTCACTGGATCGTCACCAAGTACGACGACATCAAGGAAATCTGTCAGAAGTCCAATATTTTTCACAGCGGCGAACGCTCCAAAATGCTGGTCTCAAAGGATGCCGAAAAACTGATTCTTGAGTACACAGGCGGCGATTACAACATTCTTAAAACGCTGGTACACATGGATGGCGAAGAACACCTTAAGCACCGCCGGGTTATGCAGCCTAACTTACTGCCCGGCAGTGTGAAAGAACTTGAGCCAATTATTCGAGAAATTGCGCTGTCATTTATTGACAAACTGGAAGCCAGCGCTCCTGAAATTGATTTCGCCGACGAAATCGCCCTTCACTACCCCCTGACCGTAATCGGCACCCTGATGGGCGTACCCAAGGAAGACCATCCCCTGCTACTCAAGTTAACGCAATGGATGTTCAATTATGCCGATCCCGATCTTCGTCGCCCCGGTGCAAACCCGGAAAACCCAGCGGAGCAAACGGAAACATGGAATCAGGTCTACCACCATTTTGCCGACTACTTTGATCCTGTGATTGAAGACCGCGTGAAATGCCCCCGTGATGACCTGGCATCCGTTATTGCCAATGGCCAAATCGACGGCTGCCCAATGAGTCACAAAGCACAGATATCCTATTTTGTGATTGCTTCAACCGCAGGTCATGACTCAACAGGTGCTACCACCGCCTCCGTTATGCAGTTGTTTGCAGAGCGGCCCGATCTAATGGCACAGCTGAAGGCAGACCCATCGCTTATGCCCGCCTTTGTTGAAGAAGCCGTTCGATGGGCTTCTCCCGTCAAACACTTCTTGCGTCATGCGGTTGCTGACTATGAGCTTCGGGGGCAAAAAATTAAAAAGGGCGACCTGCTCTATCTGTCTTATGTATCGGGCAATCGCGATGAGGAAATTTTTGAAGATCCGTTCGAATTCAAACTTGATCGCAAATTCAACCGTCATGTGGGTTTTGCTTTCGGGCCACACATGTGCCTGGGCAAGCACCTTGCCAACCTGGAGTTAACAATCTTCTGGGAGGAATTGCTGAAACGCCTGGAGAGTGTTGAGCTGACAGGTACGCCCCAGATGGCTGTCGCCGATCTGGTATGTGGACCAAAATCGGTGCCCATCCGCTTTAGTATGAACAAAAAAGCGTCTTGACCCGCCACTTTTGCAAGTTATCGGCAATCTGCTAACTCAGGGCATGACAGGCTGAAACAACATCGTGCGGCCACTAAGTGGCCGCTTCACCATACGTTCAAACCCGCGCTATCCGTTTTTATATCAAGACTATGTTCTGGGAACGTAAGCGAGGTTTCGGTGCCAAAAATCG is a genomic window of Pseudomonadales bacterium containing:
- the arfB gene encoding aminoacyl-tRNA hydrolase, which translates into the protein MLKISSSVSIPVSEIELAAIRAQGAGGQNVNKVSSAIHLRFDINNSSLPDSYKERLLATKDRRISKGGVIIIKAQKFRTQEKNRLDALARLQQFIIDSSRFTKTRIPTKATKASKTKRLESKSLRATTKALRKKVTEL
- a CDS encoding helix-turn-helix transcriptional regulator, producing MRSQCALANGLEILGDRWTLLIVRDLMFTNRCEFSHFMQSGEGISSNILADRLERLVEHGVISKQPHPGHGKKYIYRLTDVGLKLAPTVIEFSLWAAENIEGAFVPPSLVELMQGGREKLLGLIYQRQTLIHLDL
- a CDS encoding glutathione S-transferase family protein — translated: MKIFGFPTFNVTKVLFTAEELNLDYEFQLLNLMEGEQRSPEHLARHPLGKVPVLEINGQYLIESAAICRFLAEENGNRLYGDTPLKHAAVNSWIDLMGFHIGRWMGVFFFEEVIKPYIPNSVRNQAQMDEAAGFLAEQLPFMDRTLAENPFLTGEDITIADTIAFAYCQTHQYTSVVLDEYPHIMNWYQSIDSRPSIARAMTRLPGGALVQPRS
- a CDS encoding cytochrome P450; translated protein: MNARIPTELISPIFNPETFTQPDKIDAIFTKLRKEYPLAIAEVPGFDPHWIVTKYDDIKEICQKSNIFHSGERSKMLVSKDAEKLILEYTGGDYNILKTLVHMDGEEHLKHRRVMQPNLLPGSVKELEPIIREIALSFIDKLEASAPEIDFADEIALHYPLTVIGTLMGVPKEDHPLLLKLTQWMFNYADPDLRRPGANPENPAEQTETWNQVYHHFADYFDPVIEDRVKCPRDDLASVIANGQIDGCPMSHKAQISYFVIASTAGHDSTGATTASVMQLFAERPDLMAQLKADPSLMPAFVEEAVRWASPVKHFLRHAVADYELRGQKIKKGDLLYLSYVSGNRDEEIFEDPFEFKLDRKFNRHVGFAFGPHMCLGKHLANLELTIFWEELLKRLESVELTGTPQMAVADLVCGPKSVPIRFSMNKKAS